The genomic stretch GTCGAAGCGCGCGAGCCCGGACCAGGGGTCGGCGAGGAGCCGCTCGAAGCCGGCGTCGTCGTGCTCCAGGTCCACCTCGGCGCGGGGCAGCACGTCGCGCAGCACCGGCGGCACCGACACCGCCGCGACCGCTCCCAGCGCGTCCAGCGCCGCCTCGACAGCGGACAGCCGCCAGGGCAGAGCAGGGCTCTCACCGTCGACGTCCTCGGTGACCAGCGCCACCCAGCCGTCGTGCTCGACCAGCGCGAGCAGCTCGGGCACGGGGAGGCCCGCCGGGAGCGCGCCGAGCACGCGCGCCTCGCGGCGGTGCAGGTCCACCGAGCCGGGGAAGCGCCCACCGTCGAGGGCCTTGACGAACGCCCGGCGCCCCGACGCGGTGATCACGCGGTCAGCAGAACCGGGCGAGAAGCCGCCCGCCTGCGAGGTCGCCCGCACGACGGGCGAGCCCAGCTCGGCGGCCACGGCGTCGCGCAGCCCTCCCGGCAGGTCGG from Quadrisphaera setariae encodes the following:
- a CDS encoding phosphotransferase family protein; the encoded protein is MRGEGGGRAQWSDLPGGLRDAVAAELGSPVVRATSQAGGFSPGSADRVITASGRRAFVKALDGGRFPGSVDLHRREARVLGALPAGLPVPELLALVEHDGWVALVTEDVDGESPALPWRLSAVEAALDALGAVAAVSVPPVLRDVLPRAEVDLEHDDAGFERLLADPWSGLARFDPWAAERLDELAVLARRGNRALAGEALGHGDVRADNLVQRPGGGVVVVDWPHAVIGSPVFDVVALLLDVRLSSSEVDVDALLAAHLPGLGDVATAVIAADAAYFVDAARLPPVPGLPALRAFQAAQGRAALAWLRERW